From Larus michahellis chromosome 8, bLarMic1.1, whole genome shotgun sequence, one genomic window encodes:
- the USP42 gene encoding ubiquitin carboxyl-terminal hydrolase 42 isoform X2, giving the protein MTIVSKPKSSKSKKSSSRRSDKSKKPRTKKMTSRTANLSRVPPAEDPNKVSVDKGPGGAIYCRSSQKTKPFAQRDLVINDGIAPPQRILFPPEKICMDWQQTQSVGVGLQNLGNTCFLNSTLQCLTYTPPLANYMLSLEHTQSCHEEGFCMMCTMETHINQVLCCSNNAIKPTSVINGLKRIGKHFHFGSQEDAHEFLCFTVDALQKACLNGSTKLDRSSQATTLIYQIFGGYLRSRVKCLNCKAVSDTYEPFLDITLDIKAVTSVTRALEQFVKPEQLDGENSYKCSKCKKMVPASKRYTIHRSSNVLTISLKRFANFTGGKINKDVKYPEYLDLRAYMSQSIGEPLIYALYAVLVHSGFNCNAGHYLCFIKAGNGLWYRMNDASVDLSDIKTVLNQQAYVLFYIRRYDLTLGERAFYLPAPSYPRSFLGQRGANSKQAGFMGPRLPPHMIKNSSRLNGNGPLKEDPNTAGVTLKRPSSAPPTACVQNWAITRPSNTDPSKNQKITISIHNKLPARQTVSQPDCLSSAVEDEDLSKPVPSSTITNSSAAESTSNASTMAVATNVSKQEVPDEIFAEPAVNGNPKLGSDNTVHYVPETSGKSEESKGLFKRNCNIIASNGILIGKVVRTLPNSHSACQTAEEERSQHELPKNDSLNGAISLDNESKENGLKLDDSACQVQPVKPSEIFFSKTNGLLETMPIALSPVPQEIILESLTYSQLNSSSEERSVPGPQKSSENDALMETVVMEALFAYEESRKVPSNFSCEVENLFPQSDSETISTKEVVAESIVTKADNAHPSINGQHKVRKKSLDAEDEFFGQRESEDSRDKDKPRRSKEPELISKENPLYIKGSPESEEKLGQTCSVKSDIECSSKKLASLDITDKCQDKKDTSNNYVEVPPVNDSSITKLDKVLESQFSRENEGLSNKKCEEDKHRKKYKKKIYDSKKTDKEHYRRKREHSDTEEREKEKQSRSKADDHSHKRRRCSRSVETNKQNRHKQEYCNDSKYRSSHNERNSPSNGKSSGKYSRYRSRSRERTEQDRNRYYHSKGERTWSRERYYQDEPRRWEKCRYYNDYYSSHGTRDGRERKPSYCDKDFDKSSQAYNNRSHKDYHCKSRWPHSALAREEDVHHFSSHRANVHHCSVPQQQPDKYARERHALPPLPAHSNFEDSSRENGKEKLRNGKRKYTHTEESGSELEKKCRKIDDQRMKKYKKVKKKKKSKDKHREKDYKLYDLDFSVLRFDNDNRKHKKKKKKKKHIRKLKGFLEYLDPRFQKKSREKKEESGPPGGSFCEQYRHQGSNQAHKEGKPSGAGDSKKYGSVTSKAELTRGSLQYSN; this is encoded by the exons ATGACCATAGTTAGCAAGCCAAAATCTTCAAAATCTAAAAAGTCATCATCAAGGCGGTCTGACAAATCTAAGAAACCCCGTACTAAAAAAATGACGTCACGCACCGCAAATTTGAGCCGTGTACCACCTGCAGAAGATCCAAACAAAGTCTCTGTGGAcaaaggacctggaggtgctaTTTATTGTAGATCATCTCAAAAAACTAAGCCGTTTGCCCAAAGAGATCTAG TTATTAATGATGGAATTGCCCCGCCACAGAGGATTCTTTTTCCACCTGAGAAAATTTGTATGGATTGGCAGCAAACCCAAAGTGTTGGAGTTGGACTGCAGAACCTCGGCAACACCTGTTTCCTTAATTCTACCTTGCAGTGTTTGACCTACACACCGCCTCTCGCCAATTACATGCTTTCTCTTGAACACACCCAGTCAT GTCATGAAGAAGGCTTCTGTATGATGTGCACGATGGAAACGCACATTAACCAAGTCCTGTGTTGCTCTAACAATGCCATCAAACCTACATCTGTTATCAATGGCCTTAAAA GAataggaaaacatttccatttcgGCAGTCAAGAGGATGCACATGAATTCCTATGCTTCACTGTTGATGCTTTGCAGAAAGCTTGCTTGAATGGAAGCACCAA ATTGGACAGATCCTCTCAAGCCACCACACTTATTTATCAAATATTTGGAGGATATCTCAGATCCCGAG TAAAGTGCTTGAACTGCAAAGCAGTTTCGGATACCTACGAGCCATTCCTCGATATTACTTTGGATATAAAG GCAGTTACATCTGTCACCAGAGCTCTGGAACAATTTGTGAAACCAGAACAACTGGACGGTGAAAATAGCTATAAGTGTAGCAA GTGCAAAAAGATGGTTCCTGCATCGAAGAGATATACGATACATCGATCTTCCAACGTTCTCACAATATCACTGAAAAGATTTGCGAATTTTACAGGTGGAAAGATCAACAAG GATGTAAAATACCCTGAATATTTGGATCTTCGAGCATACATGTCCCAATCAATTGGAGAACCGCTCATCTATGCTTTATATGCAGTTCTTGTACATAGTGGTTTCAACTGTAACGCAGGACACTATCTCTGCTTCATAAAG GCCGGTAATGGACTTTGGTATCGAATGAATGATGCCTCAGTAGACCTTTCTGATATCAAAACAGTTCTCAATCAGCAAGCTTATGTACTTTTTTATATCAG GCGCTATGATTTGACACTCGGAGAACGTGCTTTTTACTTACCTGCACCGTCTTATCCCCGTTCATTCCTTGGTCAGCGAGGGGCTAATAGCAAGCAGGCTGGATTTATGGGACCACGACTTCCTCCTCATATGATTAAG aattcaAGTCGTTTAAATGGAAATGGACCCCTAAAAGAGGATCCAAATACCGCTGGTGTCACCCTAAAAAGGCCGTCTTCAGCTCCGCCAACAGCTTGTGTTCAAAACTGGGCAATTACCAGGCCTTCAAATACGGATCCATCAAAAAACCAGAAGATCACTATCAGTATTCATAACAAGTTGCCTGCACGTCAGACTGTGTCACAGCCTGACTGTCTTAGCAGCGCTGTGGAGGATGAGGATCTGAGCAAGCCCGTTCCTTCATCCACAATTACAAATTCTTCTGCAGCAGAGTCTACCTCAAACGCATCTACAATGGCAGTGGCTACTAACGTTTCCAAACAAGAAGTTCCTGATGAAATCTTTGCTGAGCCAGCAGTGAATGGAAATCCTAAACTCGGCTCTGATAACACAGTCCATTACGTTCCAGAAACTTCAGGAAAATCTGAGGAGTCGAAGGGCTTGTTTAAAAGGAATTGCAACATAATAGCTTCTAATGGAATTCTGATTGGGAAGGTGGTCCGTACCTTGCCGAATTCCCATTCTGCCTGTCAGACTGCTGAAGAGGAAAGGTCTCAGCATGAGCTGCCAAAAAATGACTCACTAAATGGTGCTATTAGTTTAGATAACGAATCTAAAGAAAATGGACTGAAACTTGATGATTCCGCTTGCCAAGTCCAACCCGTTAAACCttctgagattttcttttctaaaacaaacGGATTGCTTGAAACA ATGCCTATAGCTTTGTCACCGGTTCCTCAAGAAATAATCTTAGAATCTCTCACGTACAGCCAGTTGAACAGTTCGTCAGaggaaagaag tGTCCCTGGACCTCAGAAATCTTCTGAGAATGATGCTCTTATGGAAACTGTAGTGATGGAAGCACTGTTCGCCTATGAAGAATCCaggaaggttccttccaactttaGCTGTGAGGTTGAGAATCTTTTTCCTCAGTCAGATTCTGAAACCATTTCTACCAAAGAAGTTGTTGCTGAAAGTATTGTAACTAAAGCTGATAACGCGCATCCCAGTATCAATGGTCAGCACAAGGTCAGGAAAAAATCCTTGGACGCTGAAGATGAATTCTTCGGGCAGCGTGAGTCTGAAGACAGTAGAGACAAAGACAAACCAAGAAGATCAAAAGAACCTGAactcatttcaaaagaaaatcctttgtACATCAAAGGGTCTCCTGAGAGTGAAGAGAAATTAGGGCAAACTTGCTCTGTAAAGTCTGACATTGAATGTAGTTCTAAAAAACTCGCATCTCTAGATATTACAGATAAATGCCAAGATAAAAAGGACACTTCTAATAACTACGTAGAGGTACCACCTGTTAATGACTCTTCTATTACGAAGCTGGATAAAGTTTTGGAGAGTCAATTTTCTAGAGAAAATGAGGGACTGAGtaataaaaaatgtgaagaagataaacataggaaaaaatataagaaaaaaatatacgaCTCTAAAAAAACTGACAAAGAGCACTACCGAAGGAAGAGAGAACACTCGGACActgaagagagggagaaggagaagcaaagcagaagcaaagcagatGATCATTCCCAcaagaggaggaggtgctctCGCAGTGtggaaacaaacaagcaaaatcgTCATAAGCAGGAGTACTGCAATGACAGCAAGTACAGATCTTCCCACAATGAAAGGAACAGTCCAAGTAACGGCAAAAGCTCAGGAAAATATTCTCGTTACAGATCCCgaagcagagaaagaacagaaCAAGACCGGAATAGGTATTATCATTCCAAAGGAGAGAGAACTTGGAGCAGAGAAAGATACTATCAGGATGAACCACGGAGATGGGAAAAATGCAGATACTACAACGATTATTATTCCTCCCATGGAACAAGAGACGGCAGAGAGAGAAAGCCCTCTTATTGTGATAAAGACTTTGACAAATCCAGCCAAGCCTACAACAACAGGTCACATAAGGATTATCATTGCAAAAGCAGGTGGCCTCACAGCGCGCTCGCTAGAGAGGAGGACGTCCATCACTTCAGCAGCCACAGAGCCAACGTCCATCATTGTTCGGTACCTCAGCAGCAACCTGACAAATACGCTCGGGAAAGGCACGcgcttccacccctgcccgctCATTCAAACTTTGAGGACTCTTCCcgggaaaatggaaaagaaaaactacgaaatggcaaaagaaaatatACCCACACAGAAGAAAGCGGAAGCGAACTAGAAAAGAAATGCCGAAAGATAGACgaccaaagaatgaaaaaatataagaaggtcaagaagaaaaagaagtccaAAGATAAACATCGAGAGAAGGATTACAA ACTTTATGATTTGGATTTCTCTGTGCTCCGCTTTGACAATGACAATCgcaaacataagaaaaagaagaaaaagaagaaacatatcAGGAAACTGAAAGGCTTCTTGGAATATTTAGATCCCCGTTTCCAGAAGAAATCacgggagaagaaggaagaatcGGGTCCTCCAGGCGGCTCTTTCTGTGAGCAATACAGACACCAGGGCAGTAACCAAGCCCACAAGGAAGGGAAGCCTTCTGGAGCGGGCGACAGCAAGAAGTACGGCTCCGTCACATCCA AGGCCGAGCTCACCCGTGGAAGCCTTCAATACTCAAACTAA
- the USP42 gene encoding ubiquitin carboxyl-terminal hydrolase 42 isoform X1 has protein sequence MTIVSKPKSSKSKKSSSRRSDKSKKPRTKKMTSRTANLSRVPPAEDPNKVSVDKGPGGAIYCRSSQKTKPFAQRDLVINDGIAPPQRILFPPEKICMDWQQTQSVGVGLQNLGNTCFLNSTLQCLTYTPPLANYMLSLEHTQSCHEEGFCMMCTMETHINQVLCCSNNAIKPTSVINGLKRIGKHFHFGSQEDAHEFLCFTVDALQKACLNGSTKLDRSSQATTLIYQIFGGYLRSRVKCLNCKAVSDTYEPFLDITLDIKAVTSVTRALEQFVKPEQLDGENSYKCSKCKKMVPASKRYTIHRSSNVLTISLKRFANFTGGKINKDVKYPEYLDLRAYMSQSIGEPLIYALYAVLVHSGFNCNAGHYLCFIKAGNGLWYRMNDASVDLSDIKTVLNQQAYVLFYIRRYDLTLGERAFYLPAPSYPRSFLGQRGANSKQAGFMGPRLPPHMIKNSSRLNGNGPLKEDPNTAGVTLKRPSSAPPTACVQNWAITRPSNTDPSKNQKITISIHNKLPARQTVSQPDCLSSAVEDEDLSKPVPSSTITNSSAAESTSNASTMAVATNVSKQEVPDEIFAEPAVNGNPKLGSDNTVHYVPETSGKSEESKGLFKRNCNIIASNGILIGKVVRTLPNSHSACQTAEEERSQHELPKNDSLNGAISLDNESKENGLKLDDSACQVQPVKPSEIFFSKTNGLLETMPIALSPVPQEIILESLTYSQLNSSSEERSVPGPQKSSENDALMETVVMEALFAYEESRKVPSNFSCEVENLFPQSDSETISTKEVVAESIVTKADNAHPSINGQHKVRKKSLDAEDEFFGQRESEDSRDKDKPRRSKEPELISKENPLYIKGSPESEEKLGQTCSVKSDIECSSKKLASLDITDKCQDKKDTSNNYVEVPPVNDSSITKLDKVLESQFSRENEGLSNKKCEEDKHRKKYKKKIYDSKKTDKEHYRRKREHSDTEEREKEKQSRSKADDHSHKRRRCSRSVETNKQNRHKQEYCNDSKYRSSHNERNSPSNGKSSGKYSRYRSRSRERTEQDRNRYYHSKGERTWSRERYYQDEPRRWEKCRYYNDYYSSHGTRDGRERKPSYCDKDFDKSSQAYNNRSHKDYHCKSRWPHSALAREEDVHHFSSHRANVHHCSVPQQQPDKYARERHALPPLPAHSNFEDSSRENGKEKLRNGKRKYTHTEESGSELEKKCRKIDDQRMKKYKKVKKKKKSKDKHREKDYKLYDLDFSVLRFDNDNRKHKKKKKKKKHIRKLKGFLEYLDPRFQKKSREKKEESGPPGGSFCEQYRHQGSNQAHKEGKPSGAGDSKKYGSVTSSEYVTEAELTRGSLQYSN, from the exons ATGACCATAGTTAGCAAGCCAAAATCTTCAAAATCTAAAAAGTCATCATCAAGGCGGTCTGACAAATCTAAGAAACCCCGTACTAAAAAAATGACGTCACGCACCGCAAATTTGAGCCGTGTACCACCTGCAGAAGATCCAAACAAAGTCTCTGTGGAcaaaggacctggaggtgctaTTTATTGTAGATCATCTCAAAAAACTAAGCCGTTTGCCCAAAGAGATCTAG TTATTAATGATGGAATTGCCCCGCCACAGAGGATTCTTTTTCCACCTGAGAAAATTTGTATGGATTGGCAGCAAACCCAAAGTGTTGGAGTTGGACTGCAGAACCTCGGCAACACCTGTTTCCTTAATTCTACCTTGCAGTGTTTGACCTACACACCGCCTCTCGCCAATTACATGCTTTCTCTTGAACACACCCAGTCAT GTCATGAAGAAGGCTTCTGTATGATGTGCACGATGGAAACGCACATTAACCAAGTCCTGTGTTGCTCTAACAATGCCATCAAACCTACATCTGTTATCAATGGCCTTAAAA GAataggaaaacatttccatttcgGCAGTCAAGAGGATGCACATGAATTCCTATGCTTCACTGTTGATGCTTTGCAGAAAGCTTGCTTGAATGGAAGCACCAA ATTGGACAGATCCTCTCAAGCCACCACACTTATTTATCAAATATTTGGAGGATATCTCAGATCCCGAG TAAAGTGCTTGAACTGCAAAGCAGTTTCGGATACCTACGAGCCATTCCTCGATATTACTTTGGATATAAAG GCAGTTACATCTGTCACCAGAGCTCTGGAACAATTTGTGAAACCAGAACAACTGGACGGTGAAAATAGCTATAAGTGTAGCAA GTGCAAAAAGATGGTTCCTGCATCGAAGAGATATACGATACATCGATCTTCCAACGTTCTCACAATATCACTGAAAAGATTTGCGAATTTTACAGGTGGAAAGATCAACAAG GATGTAAAATACCCTGAATATTTGGATCTTCGAGCATACATGTCCCAATCAATTGGAGAACCGCTCATCTATGCTTTATATGCAGTTCTTGTACATAGTGGTTTCAACTGTAACGCAGGACACTATCTCTGCTTCATAAAG GCCGGTAATGGACTTTGGTATCGAATGAATGATGCCTCAGTAGACCTTTCTGATATCAAAACAGTTCTCAATCAGCAAGCTTATGTACTTTTTTATATCAG GCGCTATGATTTGACACTCGGAGAACGTGCTTTTTACTTACCTGCACCGTCTTATCCCCGTTCATTCCTTGGTCAGCGAGGGGCTAATAGCAAGCAGGCTGGATTTATGGGACCACGACTTCCTCCTCATATGATTAAG aattcaAGTCGTTTAAATGGAAATGGACCCCTAAAAGAGGATCCAAATACCGCTGGTGTCACCCTAAAAAGGCCGTCTTCAGCTCCGCCAACAGCTTGTGTTCAAAACTGGGCAATTACCAGGCCTTCAAATACGGATCCATCAAAAAACCAGAAGATCACTATCAGTATTCATAACAAGTTGCCTGCACGTCAGACTGTGTCACAGCCTGACTGTCTTAGCAGCGCTGTGGAGGATGAGGATCTGAGCAAGCCCGTTCCTTCATCCACAATTACAAATTCTTCTGCAGCAGAGTCTACCTCAAACGCATCTACAATGGCAGTGGCTACTAACGTTTCCAAACAAGAAGTTCCTGATGAAATCTTTGCTGAGCCAGCAGTGAATGGAAATCCTAAACTCGGCTCTGATAACACAGTCCATTACGTTCCAGAAACTTCAGGAAAATCTGAGGAGTCGAAGGGCTTGTTTAAAAGGAATTGCAACATAATAGCTTCTAATGGAATTCTGATTGGGAAGGTGGTCCGTACCTTGCCGAATTCCCATTCTGCCTGTCAGACTGCTGAAGAGGAAAGGTCTCAGCATGAGCTGCCAAAAAATGACTCACTAAATGGTGCTATTAGTTTAGATAACGAATCTAAAGAAAATGGACTGAAACTTGATGATTCCGCTTGCCAAGTCCAACCCGTTAAACCttctgagattttcttttctaaaacaaacGGATTGCTTGAAACA ATGCCTATAGCTTTGTCACCGGTTCCTCAAGAAATAATCTTAGAATCTCTCACGTACAGCCAGTTGAACAGTTCGTCAGaggaaagaag tGTCCCTGGACCTCAGAAATCTTCTGAGAATGATGCTCTTATGGAAACTGTAGTGATGGAAGCACTGTTCGCCTATGAAGAATCCaggaaggttccttccaactttaGCTGTGAGGTTGAGAATCTTTTTCCTCAGTCAGATTCTGAAACCATTTCTACCAAAGAAGTTGTTGCTGAAAGTATTGTAACTAAAGCTGATAACGCGCATCCCAGTATCAATGGTCAGCACAAGGTCAGGAAAAAATCCTTGGACGCTGAAGATGAATTCTTCGGGCAGCGTGAGTCTGAAGACAGTAGAGACAAAGACAAACCAAGAAGATCAAAAGAACCTGAactcatttcaaaagaaaatcctttgtACATCAAAGGGTCTCCTGAGAGTGAAGAGAAATTAGGGCAAACTTGCTCTGTAAAGTCTGACATTGAATGTAGTTCTAAAAAACTCGCATCTCTAGATATTACAGATAAATGCCAAGATAAAAAGGACACTTCTAATAACTACGTAGAGGTACCACCTGTTAATGACTCTTCTATTACGAAGCTGGATAAAGTTTTGGAGAGTCAATTTTCTAGAGAAAATGAGGGACTGAGtaataaaaaatgtgaagaagataaacataggaaaaaatataagaaaaaaatatacgaCTCTAAAAAAACTGACAAAGAGCACTACCGAAGGAAGAGAGAACACTCGGACActgaagagagggagaaggagaagcaaagcagaagcaaagcagatGATCATTCCCAcaagaggaggaggtgctctCGCAGTGtggaaacaaacaagcaaaatcgTCATAAGCAGGAGTACTGCAATGACAGCAAGTACAGATCTTCCCACAATGAAAGGAACAGTCCAAGTAACGGCAAAAGCTCAGGAAAATATTCTCGTTACAGATCCCgaagcagagaaagaacagaaCAAGACCGGAATAGGTATTATCATTCCAAAGGAGAGAGAACTTGGAGCAGAGAAAGATACTATCAGGATGAACCACGGAGATGGGAAAAATGCAGATACTACAACGATTATTATTCCTCCCATGGAACAAGAGACGGCAGAGAGAGAAAGCCCTCTTATTGTGATAAAGACTTTGACAAATCCAGCCAAGCCTACAACAACAGGTCACATAAGGATTATCATTGCAAAAGCAGGTGGCCTCACAGCGCGCTCGCTAGAGAGGAGGACGTCCATCACTTCAGCAGCCACAGAGCCAACGTCCATCATTGTTCGGTACCTCAGCAGCAACCTGACAAATACGCTCGGGAAAGGCACGcgcttccacccctgcccgctCATTCAAACTTTGAGGACTCTTCCcgggaaaatggaaaagaaaaactacgaaatggcaaaagaaaatatACCCACACAGAAGAAAGCGGAAGCGAACTAGAAAAGAAATGCCGAAAGATAGACgaccaaagaatgaaaaaatataagaaggtcaagaagaaaaagaagtccaAAGATAAACATCGAGAGAAGGATTACAA ACTTTATGATTTGGATTTCTCTGTGCTCCGCTTTGACAATGACAATCgcaaacataagaaaaagaagaaaaagaagaaacatatcAGGAAACTGAAAGGCTTCTTGGAATATTTAGATCCCCGTTTCCAGAAGAAATCacgggagaagaaggaagaatcGGGTCCTCCAGGCGGCTCTTTCTGTGAGCAATACAGACACCAGGGCAGTAACCAAGCCCACAAGGAAGGGAAGCCTTCTGGAGCGGGCGACAGCAAGAAGTACGGCTCCGTCACATCCAGTGAGTACGTTACAG AGGCCGAGCTCACCCGTGGAAGCCTTCAATACTCAAACTAA